The following proteins are encoded in a genomic region of Fusarium oxysporum f. sp. lycopersici 4287 chromosome 1, whole genome shotgun sequence:
- a CDS encoding DNA-repair protein complementing XP-A cells: MERPSTPPRATKPAPTITPPTPEVTKRIEENRLRAKAIRDQREAEQRATGTAPEIPKSSGGFVPTEDVYISKTADGKRPYSSISTADASKGTNRDGRNKGDEEALRPARKFTKFVDYNMSAMTDTKGGFLSTEDDPHNYALGGKKPGQSEDDQRPKHMSVQEWERLQLIRNLKRLKAGPFEPGLSVLADDETRKKCQDCKSLEIDFVWEEVFHICVCNKCKEKYPEKYSLLTKTECKEDYLLTDPELRDPELLPHLSKPNPHKSHWHDMMLFLRCQVEEYAIKTKWGSSEALDAEYERRETQKKARKEAKFKEKLLDLKKKTRTDAFRRQAGNLSKSGASKFGDAIGGGRHVHEWGRTVENEDGMTVKTCVDCGMEVEELEF; the protein is encoded by the exons ATGGAACGGCCATCTACACCACCTCGGGCAACAAAGCCTGCACCCACAATCACTCCGCCGACCCCAGAAGTTACGAAGCGCATA GAAGAGAACCGACTCCGCGCAAAGGCGATCCGAGACCAGCGTGAAGCCGAACAACGAGCGACCGGCACCGCACCCGAAATCCCCAAGAGCTCTGGAGGCTTTGTACCAACAGAAGACGTTTACATCTCGAAAACTGCCGACGGAAAGCGACCGTACAGCTCTATCTCTACAGCAGATGCTTCTAAGGGAACAAATCGAGATGGGCGTAACAAAGGCGATGAGGAGGCGTTGCGGCCGGCGCGCAAGTTCACAAAGTTCGTCGATTACAACATGAGCGCCATGACAGATACGAAGGGTGGTTTCTTATCGACGGAAGATGATCCGCATAACTATGCTCTGGGCGGCAAGAAGCCTGGACAATCTGAGGATGACCAGCGACCGAAGCACATGAGCGTTCAAGAGTGGGAGAGATTGCAGCTGATACGGAACTTGAAGAGGCTCAAGGCAGGTCCTTTCGAGCCTGGGCTGAGTGTGCTTGCGGACGACGAGACACGAAAGAAGTGTCAGGATTGCAAGAGCTTGGAGATCGACTTTGTCTGGGAAGAGGTCTTCCATATCTGCGTTTGCAACAAGTGCAAGGAGAAATATCCAGAGAAGTACTCGTTGTTGACCAAGACTGAGTGCAAGGAGGATTATCTGCTTACAGACC CCGAGCTACGAGACCCTGAGTTATTACCACATCTCTCAAAACCAAACCCTCACAAATCCCATTGGCACGACATGATGCTCTTCCTTCGATGTCAAGTAGAAGAATACGCGATCAAGACGAAGTGGGGGTCATCAGAGGCTTTAGACGCAGAGTATGAGCGACGAGAGACACAAAAGAAAGCTCGCAAGGAAGCCAAGTTCAAAGAGAAGCTACTTGATCTGAAGAAAAAGACACGAACGGATGCTTTTCGCAGACAGGCTGGCAATTTGAGCAAGTCGGGTGCGAGCAAGTTTGGTGATGCAATAGGAGGTGGGCGGCATGTCCATGAATGGGGAAGAACGgttgagaatgaggatgGAATGACGGTCAAGACATGTGTTGATTGTGGTatggaggttgaagagctAGAATTTTGA